In one window of Dyella thiooxydans DNA:
- the murA gene encoding UDP-N-acetylglucosamine 1-carboxyvinyltransferase, with translation MAKILISGGQPLQGEVGISGAKNAVLPILASCLLADEPVTISNVPHLHDVTTTMELLGQMGVQLVLDDRMKIHVDPRPADRYFAPYDLVKTMRASILVLGPLVARFGQAEVSLPGGCQIGSRPVDQHIRGLQALGADIVVENGYIKARAKRLKGARIAMDMVTVTGTENVMMAAALASGTTIIENAAQEPEVVDLAHCLNAMGAQIEGAGTATMVIHGVERLHGAEYEVLPDRIETGTFLVGAAMTGGKVRARGARAGTMESVLSKLEEAGAHISTGEDWIELDMGGRRPKAVNIVTAPYPAFPTDMQAQFTALNCVAEGVGVITETVFENRFMHAHELQRLGADIRLEGNAAIIQGVPKMSGAPIMATDLRASACLVLAGLVAEGDTTVDRVYHIDRGYENIEEKLGVLGARIRRLPN, from the coding sequence ATGGCCAAGATCCTCATCAGCGGCGGGCAGCCGCTCCAGGGCGAGGTCGGTATCTCCGGCGCCAAGAACGCCGTACTGCCGATCCTCGCCTCCTGCCTGCTCGCCGACGAGCCGGTGACCATCTCCAACGTGCCGCATCTGCACGACGTCACCACCACGATGGAGCTGCTCGGCCAGATGGGGGTGCAACTGGTGCTGGACGACCGCATGAAGATCCATGTGGACCCGCGTCCGGCCGACCGCTATTTCGCGCCGTACGACCTGGTGAAGACCATGCGCGCGTCGATCCTGGTGCTGGGGCCGCTGGTGGCGCGCTTCGGCCAGGCCGAGGTGTCGCTGCCGGGCGGCTGCCAGATCGGCTCGCGGCCGGTCGACCAGCACATCCGCGGCCTGCAGGCGCTGGGGGCGGACATCGTCGTCGAGAACGGCTACATCAAGGCGCGCGCCAAGCGGCTGAAGGGCGCCCGCATCGCGATGGACATGGTCACCGTCACCGGTACCGAGAACGTGATGATGGCCGCGGCGCTGGCCAGCGGCACCACCATCATCGAGAACGCGGCGCAGGAGCCGGAAGTGGTGGACCTGGCCCACTGCCTCAACGCCATGGGGGCGCAGATCGAGGGTGCCGGCACCGCCACCATGGTGATCCACGGCGTCGAGCGCCTGCACGGCGCCGAGTACGAAGTGCTGCCCGACCGCATCGAGACCGGCACCTTCCTGGTCGGTGCGGCGATGACCGGCGGCAAGGTGCGCGCCCGCGGTGCCCGCGCCGGCACGATGGAGTCGGTGCTGTCGAAACTGGAAGAAGCCGGCGCGCACATCAGCACCGGTGAGGACTGGATCGAGCTGGACATGGGTGGTCGCCGCCCGAAGGCGGTGAATATCGTGACCGCGCCGTACCCGGCTTTTCCCACCGACATGCAGGCTCAGTTCACCGCGCTCAACTGCGTGGCCGAGGGCGTGGGCGTGATCACCGAGACGGTGTTCGAGAACCGCTTCATGCACGCGCACGAGCTGCAGCGTCTGGGGGCGGACATCCGGCTGGAAGGCAATGCGGCGATCATCCAGGGCGTGCCCAAGATGAGTGGCGCGCCGATCATGGCGACCGACCTGCGTGCTTCGGCCTGCCTGGTGCTGGCCGGACTGGTGGCCGAGGGCGATACCACGGTGGACCGCGTGTACCACATCGATCGCGGCTACGAGAACATCGAGGAGAAGCTCGGTGTGCTGGGTGCGCGGATCCGTCGCCTGCCCAACTGA
- a CDS encoding BolA family protein translates to MDAERIQALIESGLPGARADVRGDDGVHFEATVVAEQFAGKLPLARHRLVYATLGDLMGGAIHALALKTLTPQEAAARS, encoded by the coding sequence ATGGACGCAGAGCGGATCCAGGCTTTGATCGAGAGCGGCTTGCCCGGTGCCCGGGCAGACGTGCGTGGCGACGACGGCGTGCACTTCGAGGCCACGGTGGTGGCCGAGCAGTTCGCCGGCAAGCTGCCGCTGGCCCGGCACCGACTGGTCTACGCCACGCTGGGCGACCTGATGGGCGGGGCGATCCACGCGCTGGCCCTGAAAACCCTCACGCCGCAGGAGGCCGCGGCGCGATCCTAG
- the purN gene encoding phosphoribosylglycinamide formyltransferase produces MTTPFRIAVLASGRGSNLAALLAARDRGELPVEFVLVASDKADAGALALAGEAGVPTLALSPRDYADRASFDHALFERVAGMKPDLLVLAGFMRIIDGAALTPWAGRMINVHPSLLPKYRGLHTHRRALAAGDTEHGASVHFVTAELDGGPVIAQARMPIEPGDDEQRLAERLLALEHRLLPAVVADIAAGRIALRDGRVCLDGQALAAPLNLRGGTLAR; encoded by the coding sequence ATGACGACACCCTTCCGTATTGCCGTGCTCGCCTCCGGGCGCGGCAGCAACCTTGCTGCCCTGCTGGCCGCCCGCGACCGTGGCGAACTGCCGGTGGAGTTCGTGCTGGTTGCCAGCGACAAGGCCGATGCCGGGGCGCTGGCCCTGGCGGGGGAGGCCGGGGTGCCGACCCTCGCTCTCTCGCCCCGCGACTACGCCGACCGCGCCAGCTTCGACCACGCCCTGTTCGAACGGGTCGCCGGGATGAAGCCGGACCTGCTGGTACTGGCGGGCTTCATGAGGATCATCGACGGCGCCGCACTGACGCCCTGGGCCGGACGGATGATCAACGTCCACCCGTCGCTGCTGCCGAAGTACCGCGGCCTGCATACCCATCGCCGTGCACTGGCCGCCGGCGACACGGAGCACGGCGCCAGCGTGCATTTCGTCACCGCCGAACTCGACGGCGGTCCGGTGATCGCGCAGGCGCGCATGCCGATCGAACCGGGCGACGACGAGCAGCGGCTGGCCGAACGGCTGCTGGCGCTGGAACACCGGCTGCTGCCCGCCGTGGTGGCGGACATCGCCGCCGGGCGCATCGCACTGCGCGACGGGCGCGTCTGTCTCGACGGCCAGGCGCTTGCAGCGCCGCTCAACTTGCGTGGCGGCACGCTCGCGCGCTGA
- a CDS encoding DUF3108 domain-containing protein, protein MTPARSPIATRFARTALAALALAAGTAAAATAPRPFTATYQVQQDGQTIGKATVTLTAVGKDEYTYRNRSRGTGGLAALIGANTEETTRFRWHDDAPETVTYDYAMDSSFKRKHRHLQVDWASNQVTVDEGKGPIHYAGTAGMVDRNTLPLALGLALRDGDKQVVLPVGVKQRVEKQQYAVQATERLAVPAGEFSAERVTRTDTDKPFDAWYVPAKFPVPVKLAQADGGNLTLLLESFHSP, encoded by the coding sequence ATGACTCCTGCCCGCTCCCCTATCGCGACGCGCTTCGCGCGTACCGCCCTCGCCGCCCTCGCGCTCGCCGCCGGCACCGCCGCCGCAGCCACCGCACCAAGGCCCTTCACCGCCACCTACCAGGTTCAGCAGGACGGCCAGACCATCGGCAAGGCCACCGTGACCCTGACAGCCGTGGGCAAGGACGAATACACGTACCGCAATCGCTCCCGGGGCACGGGTGGGCTGGCCGCGCTGATCGGCGCCAACACCGAGGAGACCACCCGGTTCCGCTGGCACGACGATGCTCCCGAGACGGTGACCTACGACTACGCGATGGACTCCTCGTTCAAGCGCAAGCACCGTCATCTGCAGGTCGACTGGGCCAGCAACCAGGTCACTGTGGACGAGGGCAAGGGGCCGATCCATTACGCCGGCACCGCGGGCATGGTCGACCGCAACACCCTGCCGCTGGCCCTGGGCCTGGCGCTGCGCGATGGCGACAAGCAGGTGGTGCTGCCGGTCGGCGTGAAGCAGCGCGTTGAAAAACAGCAGTATGCCGTGCAGGCCACCGAGCGGCTGGCGGTGCCAGCCGGAGAGTTTTCCGCCGAGCGGGTCACCCGCACCGATACGGACAAGCCGTTCGACGCCTGGTACGTGCCGGCGAAATTCCCGGTGCCGGTGAAGCTGGCCCAGGCCGATGGCGGCAACCTGACCCTGCTGCTGGAAAGCTTCCACTCGCCCTGA